The Dehalococcoidia bacterium genome includes a region encoding these proteins:
- a CDS encoding GNAT family N-acetyltransferase gives MLPIVQLRHVTRDDVQRIAGWLSDDDVSSRWFGHYACGDPVHRGYEPGLMLGASTEDWVRVFDRDRQRLIFSIYSSEEGHIGECQAVFDENGDVEISLLVGRKELWHRGFGAAAAIQLLDRIFYDFPADQAWVSVPQDNVAALRLFNRLGFSYVSDEVLCQTPGGEELRTTILSLPASEYQDRKLESRRPGKTIAPIVTVTGVPGSGAEHVAGETARLLRADLLDADLRERIAEQLDRTLGEIESLEASYSSFWARALRSSLEPWERYGVMEASPEMFGPIPIVSEDYDLPDYLTKEEYLNGLGAVFSSAPIERSVVVHGHGAVALIPRNRPGFNILVEMSLAGRVRKSQFELGISEARQRESSGDRIGSSSP, from the coding sequence ATGCTACCAATCGTACAGCTAAGACATGTCACCAGAGATGACGTCCAGAGAATTGCCGGTTGGCTCTCGGACGACGACGTATCTTCGAGGTGGTTCGGTCACTACGCATGTGGAGATCCGGTACATCGAGGATACGAGCCCGGACTCATGCTCGGTGCATCTACAGAGGACTGGGTGAGGGTCTTCGACCGTGACAGACAGCGCCTGATCTTCTCGATTTACTCAAGCGAAGAGGGGCACATAGGCGAGTGCCAGGCGGTGTTCGACGAGAATGGCGATGTAGAGATCTCTCTGCTTGTCGGCAGGAAAGAGCTGTGGCATAGAGGCTTCGGCGCCGCAGCAGCGATACAACTGCTGGACAGGATATTCTACGACTTCCCCGCCGATCAGGCGTGGGTCAGTGTGCCCCAGGACAATGTAGCTGCTCTCAGGCTCTTCAACCGACTCGGCTTTTCCTACGTCTCCGATGAGGTACTGTGCCAGACCCCTGGAGGTGAAGAACTTCGGACCACAATCCTGTCCCTTCCTGCGTCCGAGTATCAGGACCGCAAGCTCGAAAGCAGACGCCCGGGCAAGACAATCGCACCCATAGTCACAGTCACCGGAGTCCCCGGCAGTGGTGCGGAGCACGTCGCCGGCGAAACGGCGCGTCTGTTGAGAGCGGACCTCCTTGATGCTGACTTAAGGGAAAGAATAGCGGAACAACTTGACCGAACGCTCGGAGAAATTGAATCCCTCGAGGCAAGTTACTCGTCCTTCTGGGCGAGAGCTTTGCGGTCTTCCCTGGAACCCTGGGAACGATACGGAGTAATGGAGGCCTCTCCGGAGATGTTTGGCCCAATCCCGATTGTCTCCGAAGATTACGACCTGCCGGACTACCTCACCAAGGAGGAATACCTCAATGGGCTAGGCGCAGTCTTCTCATCGGCTCCGATAGAGCGGTCTGTGGTGGTACACGGACACGGTGCTGTTGCACTGATCCCCCGAAACCGGCCTGGTTTCAACATATTGGTGGAAATGTCTCTGGCCGGACGCGTCCGCAAGTCCCAATTTGAACTTGGGATATCGGAGGCACGGCAAAGAGAAAGCTCAGGAGATCGGATAGGGAGTTCAAGTCCCTAA